In the genome of Candidatus Shapirobacteria bacterium, one region contains:
- a CDS encoding DUF3795 domain-containing protein, with the protein MAVNKDLIAPCGMNCGLCLHHLREKNKCPGCLSGRKVSGKCIKCGIKLCKDRRGDYCFNCDKFPCDRLKHLDKRYQDRYGMSEIENLKTIQQEGISSFLEKEEKKWVNSDGTFCVHDKKRYPEKTIQSDGPRFRI; encoded by the coding sequence ATGGCCGTAAACAAAGACCTTATTGCTCCCTGCGGTATGAATTGCGGGCTTTGTCTTCATCATCTGCGGGAAAAAAACAAATGCCCGGGCTGCTTAAGTGGCAGAAAGGTCAGTGGAAAATGCATAAAATGCGGGATTAAACTTTGTAAGGATAGACGCGGAGATTACTGTTTCAACTGTGATAAATTTCCCTGCGACAGGCTAAAACACTTGGATAAAAGATATCAGGATAGATACGGAATGAGCGAGATAGAAAATTTAAAAACAATTCAACAAGAGGGGATATCATCGTTTCTTGAAAAGGAAGAAAAAAAGTGGGTAAATTCAGACGGTACATTTTGCGTCCACGACAAGAAACGATATCCAGAAAAAACTATTCAATCGGACGGTCCGAGGTTCCGTATTTAA
- a CDS encoding DUF5655 domain-containing protein gives MWTCQICSRIFAKNSQPHSCRKVPLDFHFKGKEKALELFCILKKTIEEKIGKCQVISIPCCIHLFGNYDFLAALPKKDRLEIRFALDRILTDKRVKQTVPLSQHFYKDCIDIYSVDDIDDLVIGWLKESYHLKELK, from the coding sequence ATGTGGACGTGTCAAATCTGCAGTCGAATTTTCGCCAAAAACTCCCAGCCCCACTCCTGCCGAAAAGTCCCCCTGGATTTTCATTTCAAGGGCAAAGAAAAAGCCCTGGAATTATTTTGCATTTTGAAAAAGACAATAGAAGAAAAAATCGGTAAATGCCAAGTAATCTCAATTCCCTGTTGTATCCATCTATTTGGCAACTATGATTTTCTGGCCGCTCTGCCCAAAAAAGACAGGTTGGAAATCAGGTTTGCTTTGGACAGAATTCTCACCGATAAAAGAGTGAAGCAAACAGTACCGTTATCTCAACATTTTTACAAAGATTGTATTGATATTTACTCAGTTGACGACATAGATGACTTAGTTATCGGCTGGCTTAAAGAATCCTATCACTTGAAGGAATTAAAATAA